Part of the Sulfuricurvum kujiense DSM 16994 genome, ATCATCCTGAACAATCGTATAGGCACGGATAACCGCTTTTCGAGGCTCAATCGACTCTTTTACTAGGGTCGGACAGCTCGCGAACTCAACCTCCTCTTGCCCGACATAGCGGTGAGGTTGATCCAATATCTCCTGACGGAGAGATTTCAGCTCTTTTTTACTCAGCTGTTTGCCGATATAGGTGTGTTTTTCCCCCAGCCGATCGATTGTTTTGATAATAAGACGTTCCAAATTATCCAAAACGAACTCTTTTTCCTTGCTCTGCCCGCACCACCATGTGGCGATCTGGGGCAATATGAGCTCTTCATCCAAAAAGTAGCGTGCCAAATGGGACATAAACGGATTCAGCCCCAAATTTTCCAGTACGCCGCTTCCCAGCGGGTTCAGCATCTCTACCCCCCCCGCTCTGATCGACTGAACCAATCCGGCGACACCGAGCTGCGAATCCTGACGCAGTTCCAACGGATCACAGTAGCTCTCATCCACACGGCGTAAAATCGTATCCACACGGCGGAGCCCTTTAAGACTTTTGAGCCAGACGGCTCCGTTTTTAGCCAGCAGATCCTGTCCCTGAACCAAAGTAAGCCCTAAAAAAGAGCTCAAATAGGCATGTTCGAAATAGGTTTCATTGTGCGGCCCCGGCGAAAGAAGGACGTTAAGCGTCTCACTGTGGCGTCCGGAACCCTCGCCTTGAAAAATCGATTTAAACGTTTCGAAAAAATCGTACAGCCGTTTGACCGAAATCCCCTCAAACATATCGGGCATTGCCCCGTTCATCGTCAGGCGGTTTTCGATCGAGTATCCCAAACCCGAAGGGGCTTGTGTACGGTCATTGACCACCCAGATTTTTCCGTCAGGCCCGCGTGCCATGTCGGCGGCATAGATCGTCAACGGCATTTTCATCCCGTGCATTTCGCGCATAAACCCGCCGTGCGCATAGATCACTTCCATCGGGATAATGCCCTCTTGAATCGCTTTTTGTTCGCCGTAGATATCCTGCAGCAGCAGATTAAACAGTCTGCACCGCTGCTTAAGCCCCTCTTCCACCAGATTCCATTGTTCCTCTTCGATAATCAAAGGGATCGGATCAAGTTTCCACGGGCGATTAAATCCGCCGGGATCATTGTAAACGTTGTAGGTAACTCCGTTGTCTTCCAGACGCCAGTCGATCTCTTTTTGCTTGACGAGCAACTGTTCCAAACCGATCCGTTCAAGATTCGATTTCAGTTTCTCCCAATGAGGGCGAATATTTTTTTCCGCGTCAAACATCTCATCGTACGATGAACTTTGAGAATAGCGTTCAAAGATAGAGTCCAAAGCAGATTACCTTTTACTTATTAAGTGTGTAGCGGATTTTACCCTATTGTGCATTAGGGCTCCATTTTCGGCGCAAATCGAGGGTATGCGGATATTCCAGCGACCCCGGAAGCTCTTGATACGCGAACACTTTTTTCTGAGGGTGATTTCGGACAACCCGCGAAGCAGTCTCTTCACCCGATTCTTGGGAACGGATAAGCGGTTCATGCACCTCTTCGATCTCCCCTTGGGTATGTCCGAATCCCCAGTAGCGGCTGATACGGCGTGATTGCGCTTCGAGGGAATTGACCGGAAACGTATCGTAGGCACGACCGCCAGGGTGGGCGATAAAATAGGTAAACCCTCCCATGGAACGTCGGTTCCACGTATCGACGATATCAAACACGAGCGGCGTATCGACCCCAATCGTCGGATGGAGTGCCGACCACGGCTGCCATGCACGGTAGCGCACGCCAGCGACGAATTCCCCCTCCACACCCGTCGAGACGAGAGGGACCCGTACCCCGTTGCAGGTGATGACATAGCGTTCGCTGACGAAATCATTGACCTTGATCTGTACCCGCTCTACCGAAGAATCGACGTATCGGGCAGTTCCCTGCGAACTCGATTCTTCCCCCAGTACGTTCCACGGTTCGATCCCGCCACGCAGTTCACAATGTATCCCCTCGATCGTACTCATCCCGTACAACGGGAAACGGAACTCGAAAAACGGATCGAACCAGTCGTTCTCAAACCCGTACCCCTCGGCACGCAAAAATGCGACGATATCACGGATATCGTCGCGGACGTAATGTTCGATCAGAAATTTATCGTGCAGCTGTGTCCCCCAACGAACCAATTTATGTTTGTACGGTTTTTTCCAAAAGAGCGACACGAGGGTACGGATCAGAAGCATCTGCACCAACGACATCTGGGCGTGCGGCGGCATCTCAAACCCTCTTAATTCCAAAATCCCGAGTCTCCCCGTGGAGGAGTCTGGGGAATAGAGTTTATCGATACAAAACTCGCTTCGGTGGGTGTTCCCCGTCAAATCGGTGAGCATATGGCGAAACAGCCGGTCGGTGAGCCAAAACGGTACCTCTCCCTCTTCCGGGATTTGGTTAAACGCGATCTCGAGTTCATACAGGTTTTCCAACCGCCCCTCATCGACGCGGGGAGCCTGAGAAGTAGGCCCGATAAACTGTCCTGAGAACAGATATGAGAGACTCGGATGATGCTGCCAAAACGTAATAAGCGAGCGCAAAAGTTCGGGACGGCGCAGCAGCGGACTGTCACTCGGTGTAATCCCTCCAATCGTAACATGGTTTCCTCCCCCCGTTCCGCTTTGCTTGCCGTCTTGCATAAATTTGAGTGTCCCCAGACGGGAGAAATGGGCATCTTCATAGAGGGTATCAATGACATCCGTGAGCTCTTCCCAGCTTGAGGTTGGATGGATATTCACCTCGATGACCCCCGGGTCCGGAGTGACCCGCATCTTCTCCAGACGCAAATCGTTCGGAGGCTCATACCCCTCGATCATGACCGCCATATTCAGTGCTTCAGCCGTCTCTTCGATCGAGGCGATCAGGTCTAAAAACGCTTCGGTATCGGTGATCGGAGGGAGGAAAATAAAGAGTTTGGATTCGCGTATCTCGACACTCAGAGCCGTCCGGACGAACACCTCGTAATCCGGTGTTTTTTTCGTCGTTTTTTTCACCTTTGCCGCACGTGCTTTTACCGCACTGTGGTATTCTCCCAGTGAGGGAAAAGCGGCAAAAAGATCGGGTTCGAAACTCTGTTCCAGCTCCACCTGCGGTTTATGGGTCAGCGAATCAAGCGGCAGACGCAAGCCTACCGGAGAGGTTCCCGGTGCGAGAAAGAGCTGCGCACGTCTAAATTCCCAACGGCATGTTACCCAGCGGGTCGTCCCCCAATTCAGCGGGAGGACGAATCCGGCAGGTTTATCGATGCCGCTGGAGAGATTCTCTGCCAATGCGCGCCGCTCTAATGAATCTTTCATCGATGTTTTCATCGGATCGACATCGATCGGCAGCAGCGATTCTTGCAGGAGTGCGATGAGAGGGTCGTTGTAGGCATCGTGAATGTTTTGATCGCTGATTCCCAGATTCAGACAAAGCTTGGCTAAAAATTTCCGTGCATCTTCGGGAGTGTAATCGAACGTCTGATCCAGACTCGCCAGCAGCTCGGGGTTATTCCAGATCGCTTGGCCGTCACGCCGCCAAATAATCGTGCTCATCCATCGCGGAAGCGGTTCACCCGGATACCATTTGCCCTGCGCATGGTGAAGCATTCCCCCTTTTCCAAACGATCTTAAAAGACGGCGGGAGAGGACATTCGCCAACTCACGTTTGTGAGGGCCGTCCGCTTCGGTATTCCACTCTGGCGATTCCATATCGTCGATGGAGACAAACGTCGGTTCTCCCCCCATCGTGAGACGGACATCGTTTTTCACCAATTCCTGATCCACCAGATGCCCCAGTTTGTCAATCGCTTCCCACTGCTCGGCTCGGTAAGGTTTTGTAACCCGGGGAGATTCAAAAACGCGCGTAACAGTGTTGGAATAGGTAAATTCGACCTCGCACTTATCCATAGCCCCCTCGACGGGAGCGGCACTCTCAGGATTCGGGGTACATGCCAGCGGTATATGTCCCTCGGCGGCGAACAGTCCGCTCGTCGCATCCAGCCCGATCCATCCCGCACCCGGGATATAGACCTCCGTCCACGCATGCAGGTCGGTAAAATCCTCCGCAGGGCCGCTAGGGCCGTCCAATGAAGCGACATCGGCGGAGAGCTGAACGAGATACCCCGAAACAAACCGTGCCGCAAGCCCAAGATGTCGAAGCACCTGCACGAACAGCCATGCGAAATCGCGGCATGAACCCAGCTTGTTTTCCAGCGTCACTTCGCAGCTCTGCACCCCCGGTTCCATACGGATTGTGTAGTCGAGATATTTATGGACCGCCATATTCAGATCGACGAGGAAATCGTTAATATTTCGGGGAGTCAAATCGAGCGTTTTGAGAAACTTTTTGAGTTTTTTACCCTCTTCGGTAATCTCCAGATAGGGGGATAACTCTTTTTTGAGCTCTTTTTTATATTTGAACGGAAAATCAGTCGCATACTCTTCGACGAAAAAATCAAACGGGTTGATACTGACCAATTCGGCCAAAACCTCCACATCGATAGAGAGTTCCGTCGTCTTCTCCGGAAAAACGATCCGTGCCAGATAGTTTCCGAACGGGTCTTGCTGCCAATTGATAAAATGATCTTCCGGCTTTATATTGAGCGAATACGCTTCAATCGGCGTACGGCTGTGAGGGGCGGGACGAAGACGTATCACATGGGGAGAAAGATTGATCGGTTTATCGAAAGCATAATGGGTCTTGTGTGAGAGAACGACTTTGAGCGACATCGGATTCCTTTAGGCAATCTACTGGATGATGGCAAAGGATAACACAATTTACACTAAAGCAATAAACAACGGCTGTACAATAAACAGACAGAGTGTTATTAAAAAGATAGTATGCGCTTAATATATGGGTAAAGAGAGGAGATCCCCGAAGATCGGGGAAGAAGAATTAGATGTTGTCGCGGATACCGAGATCAGCAACCAATTTGTTGTAGCTTTCGCGGTTTGTACGTTTCAAATAACGCATCAAACGGCGGCGTTGACCGACAAGTTTCAAAAGACCGAGACGTGAGCTGTGGTCTTTTTTGAATGTTTTCAAGTGCTCAGTAAGAGCAGCGATACGAGTTGAAAGAAGCGCGATTTGCACTTCGCTTGAACCTGTGTCACCTTCAGTTCTTTGGTATTGTTTGATAATTTGCGTTTTGTTCGCCGTATCTAAAGCCATAATAGCCTCCTGATGGGTATAAAATTTTACTTGAAAGACAATCCGTTCAAGCAGGGTCGGAATTATAGCGAAAAAAATCACGTTTTACGCTAAAAAATTCTGCAAGTAGCCTCTTATGATTTTTAGCTATAATAACCTTTTTATTGCAGGAGGGTGTTTTAGATGCTAATGACTAAAGCGAGTGAATACGCATTGTTGTCTCTGATCGTTTTAGCCAAAGCGGGGCATCCCCTCGATGCGGACACCCTCTCCAAAGAGCTCGATATCTCCAAAAGCTTTTTGGCGAAGATTCTGCAGTCTTTGGCACGGCAGGGAATTCTCAACTCTTACAAAGGGGTAAACGGAGGGTTCGAACTTGCCCGCCATTCCCGCGAAATCACCGTACTGGAAGTGATGGAAGCGGCCGAGGGGAAAAGCCCGGCGGTATTCAGCTGTTCCCCGTCGCAGGAGGATTGCCCCTCCAATAAAGCGATGAGTTGCGGATTATGGCCGTTTCTAAACCGATTGCAGGGAAAAGTGGATGCCTTTTTAGGCACCCTCACCCTCGAAGCCATTTTAGAAGAGTAATGTTTGGCAAAAGTAAAGAATAGAACTCCCGACGTTAAAACGGTATTATCGGCACTTTTTGCCTCCCGTGACCTCAGCGTCGTCTTTTTTGTTATGGCGATTTTGGCGATTATTATCGTCCCGATGCCGAGCAGTATGCTCGATTTTCTTTTGGCAATCGTCATCGCCATATCGGTTCTTATCCTGCTAATATCGCTTTATATCCCGAAACCGACCGATTTGACGACCTTTCCGACACTCTTGCTGGTCATCACCCTCTTTCGCCTCTCGCTTAATATCTCCACAACGCGGATGATTCTAAGTCACGGCCACGAGGGGCCCGAAGCGGTCAGCGATATCATCACCAGTTTCGGAAATTTCGTCGTCGGCGGAAATATCGTCATCGGGGTTATCGTTTTTATTATTTTGGTTTTGATCAATTTCATGGTTATCACCAAAGGTTCAGGCCGCGTCGCCGAAGTTGCAGCACGCTTCACCCTCGATGCGATGCCCGGAAAACAGATGGCGATCGATGCCGATCTCAACAGCGGACTGATCGACGAATCCGAAGCCAAACGGCGCCGTGCGGAGATTTTGCAGGATGCCAATTTCTACGGAGCAATGGACGGGTCGAGTAAATTTATCAAAGGGGACGCCGTCGCGGGGATCATTATCACGATGGTCAACATCATCGGCGGATTTCTGATCGGGATTTTTCAATTTAATCTTGATGTCGGTACCAGTGCCCAAACCTATACGATCCTCACGATCGGGGACGGTCTGGTAGCGCAGGTACCTGCGCTGATCATCTCCACCGCAACCGGTATTATGATCACACGCGGTTCCAGCGATACGGGCGGAAACTTCGCCGAAGGCAGTATCAACCAGCTCATGGGAAATGCCCGTGTCATGATCATCGTCGGATTCATCATGCTCCTTTTTGCTTTGGTTCCGGGTTTACCGACACTCTCATTGGGCTTTGTCGGGCTTGTTTTCGCCGGCTTGGGATACGCACTCTATAAATATGAGAGGGGAGAACTCGTCCTCACCTCCGCACCCGCCGTTGCGAAAAAAGACGGTTCGCCGAGTGCCGGGGTCCCAGGGGCTACAGAAGGGGGCGCTGCTGCCGCACCGAGGAAGAAAACAAACGAAGAGATCGCCAAAGAGGAAGAGGCCGCCCTCGAAGATATCCTCAAAATCGAGATGCTCGAACTTACCCTCGGGTATCAGCTTATCCGTTTGGCTGACAGCGCTCAAGGGGGTGATTTACTCGAACGTATCCGCTCGATGCGCCGTAAAATCGCTTCGGATTTCGGCTTTTTGATGCCGCAGGTCCGTATCCGTGATAACCTCCACCTCAAACCGACCCAGTACGAAATTCTCCTCAAAGGGGTCAATATCGGCGACGGATTCATCCAGCCGGATCGCTACCTCGCGATGGACAGCGGCATGGCGATGGCCGAAATCGACGGGGAACCGACGAAAGAGCCGGCATTCGGCCTCGATGCACTGTGGATCGTCCCGGAGCTGAAAGAAGACGCCATTATCAACGGCTATACCGTTGTTGACCCGGCAACCGTCATTTCGACCCATATGAGCGAACTGATCAAACGCCATGCCGAAGAGCTTCTCACCCGCCAAGAGACCCAATCGCTCATCGAAAAAATCAAAAACGACTATCCGGTTGTCGTCGACGATCTTCTCAAAGTGGCAAATATCGGTCTTATCCAGCGGGTATTCAAAGCCCTCTTGCACGAGCGTATCCCTCTCAAAGATATGATCACAATCCTCGAGACGATGGCCGATGTCGCCGAATACACCAAAAGCGTAGACATCATTACCGAACATGTCCGTGCCAAACTCTCCCGTATCATCACACAGGCCTACACCAGTCCTGACGGTGTCATCAAACTCCTGACGTTCGATACGATGAGCGAACAGATGATGCTGGAAAAATCGCAAGAGCGAGACGGAACCCGCCAGCTCCTCCTCAACGTCGGTGAGATCAACGGGCTGATCCAGGCCACCAGCCAAAAAGCGACCGAACTGCTCCAAAAAGGGATTTCGCCGATCATCGTCATCGTCGATCCGAAACTCCGCCGCCCGCTGGCCGAGATTTACGAACGGTTCAGTCTCGACATCGTGACCCTCTCCCATGCCGAAATCGATTCGAACGCCAAATTCGAAGTGCTCGGCTCCATCACTTTAGATACCAAATAGGAAAACCATGACCAAAACTTTTTACCACCTCTCCCACATCGATCTCGACGGCTACAGCTGCCAACTCGTCATGGCGCAAACCTCACATACCATGTTCAGCTACAACGCCAACTACGGTGCCGAAGTGATGGATCGCCTCGAAGAGATCATCGATACGATCAAAAAAAGCAAACAGAGCGCCACTATCCTGATCACCGATCTCAACCTCTACCCCGAAGAAGCCAAATGGCTGAATAATGAAGTCAACCGCCTCAACGAGGGGGGATGGAATATCACCATCACCCTCCTCGACCACCACGGCAGCGGGAAAGATACGGCGGCACAGTATCCGTGGTATTTCCTCGATACCGAGCGCTGCGCGACGAAAATCGTCTATGAATACGCGATGGAACATTACGGTCTGGAAGCGGGCGGATGGCTCGAAGCATTTGTCAAAGTGGTCAATGCCGTCGATCTGTGGCACCAGGACGAAGTGGAAGATTTCGAATACGGCAAGGTGTGCATGCGCCTCATCTCTGACGCCAAAGAACTCAGCCGCGTCATGTTTGCCGACGAAGACCGCGCCTATAAGCTCGCTATGCTTGAGCAGGCGGCGCAAATGCGTAACGTCACCAACGCCAACATCATTCTCGATGAAGCGCTCCATAAAATGAAAAAAGAGTTTTTCAAAGACGGTGTCGATGATACCCTCGACAATCTCTCAACCAAATATATCGTCGCGTTACTGGGGACCAAACGATCCACGATGACCATCTATTACAAAGGGTGGAGAGGATTCTTGAGCTACGGGCTGGGGAATACCTCGATCATCGGAAACGGCTTTTTGACCGAATTTAGTGATTTTGACTTCATCGTCGATGTCGGTACACGCGGTACGATGAGTCTGCGCGGTCATAATAAAGTGGACGTGGCTCTCATGGCGGGCGAATGGGTCGGCGGCGGCGGACATCCGAACGCGGCGGGCGGCAGAATCCAGGGGTTCAAAGAGCAGTTTCGCTTCGATAAAGTGAAACGGCAGATGGAAGATATGCTCTCCAACAAAGAGGCGATGCCGGGAAAACTCCCCCATAAAATAGAGGAATAAGTACCGTTTTATGATTCAGATCAACAATCTCACCAAAAGCTACGGGACACGCTTCCTGTTCGAAAACCTCTCCCTTAAACTGAACGCCGGAAACAAAGTCGGATTCGTCGGACGCAACGGGAGCGGAAAATCGACCCTTTTTAAAATTATCCTCGGCGAAGAGCCTTACGATTCGGGAGAAATCATCATCCCGAAAAACTACCGTATCGGTACGCTGCGCCAGCATCTGCATTTTACCCATAAGAGTGTCCGTGAAGAGTGTGCCTCCGTCCTAGAGGGGGATATGGAGCACGAAGTCTACCGGGTCGAGAAGATCCTTTTCGGTCTGGGGTTTACGCAGGAGGATCTGGAGAAAGACCCGCTGAGTTTTTCGGGGGGATATCAGATCCGACTCAACCTCGTCAAACTCCTCGTCACCGAACCCAATCTCCTGCTCCTCGATGAGCCGACCAACTACCTCGATATCGTCTCTTTGCGCTGGCTGGCGTCGTTCATCAGATCGTTCGAGGGGGAAGTGATCCTCATCACCCATGATCGCGATTTCATGGACTCGGTAACAACCCATACGATGGGATTGCGCCGACGAAGTGTCAGCATCATCAAAGGCGACACCCGCAAATATTACGCCAACCAGGCACAGGAAGACGAACTCTACGTCAAGACCAAAATCAACCACGATAAAAAGCGTGCCGAGCTGGAAGACTTCGTCGCCCGCAACAAAGCCCGCGCCTCTACGGCGACACTCGCGCAGTCCAAACAAAAAGAGCTCGATAAGATGGGAATTATGGAAGATCTGGAAGGAGAAAAAGACCTCTCTTTTTCATTCTCGTATAAACCTACCCCCGCCAAAGTGATCATGCAGGTCAAAGATCTCTCGTTCGGATATACCCCTGATGAGCTGTTGTTCAAAAACCTCTCGTTTGCGCTGGAGGCAAAAAAGTGCCTCGCCATCATCGGTAAAAACGGCAAAGGGAAATCGACGCTGCTCAACACCCTCGCGGGGGTTTTGACACCGAACGGGGAGATTACCGCTCACCCCTCCACCGCCATCGCCCATTTCGGGCAAACGAACATCGACCGACTCGATAAAAACCGCACCATTACCGAAGAGATCCAAAGCGCCGACAACACTTTGCAAAACGTCCGTATCCGCGGTATCTGCGGGACGATGATGTTCAGCGGCGACGATGCCGATAAAAAGATCTCCATCCTTAGCGGGGGAGAGCGCAGCCGCGTCATGCTGGGCAAAATCATCGCCACCCCCGCCAACCTCCTCTTTCTCGATGAGCCGACCAACCACCTCGATATGCAGTCGATCGATTCGCTCTGCGACGCGCTGAAACGCTTCGAAGGCTCCGTCGTCATCGTCACCCACTCCGAGATGCTATTACGCGAGCTTGCCGATCAGCTCGTCATTTTCCGTGAGGGGAACGCCGAGTTTTTCGACGGAAACTATGATGAGTTCTTGGAAAAAATCGGATGGGACGAAGAGATCACCGATGCGCCGAAACCTGCCAAAGTGACTCCGAACGTCAATAAAAAAGAGAACAAACAGCTTCGAGCCGCCCTCATCCAAGAGCGCTCCAAACTCCTCAGTCCCCTCAAAAAAGAGGTCGAGCATTGCGAAAACACGATCATGAAACTCGAAGAGAAGCTCAAAACTTCCCATGAGCTTTTAACGACCTATTCCAATCAGGGAGAAACATCCAAACTCCTCGAACTCTCCAAACAGGTCGGTGAGGATGAGAAGATGATCGAAGAGCTGTTCGAGCGGCTCGAGATCGCCAGCGACGAGATCACACGTATCGAAGCTGAATACGAGGAAAAGTTGAGTGAGCTCTAAACTCCGCCTCGACAAGCTCCTCTCCTCGCTGGGGTATTGCAGTCGGCGCGAGGTCGCACTCCTCATCCGAGAGGGGATCATCACCCATGCCCACAATCTCCCCCTCAAAAGCGATACGAAAGTCTCCCATGACGAAATCCTCTGTGAGGGGGAACCTCTCGATCCGCCGCAGGGGATCGTGATCCTGATGCACAAGCCCGCAGGTCTGGTCTGCAGTCATGACGACGGCGAGGGGAAGCTTGTCTATGATCTATTGCCCGAACGGTGGCGGCTTCGCGATCCGAAAATCTCCACCGTCGGGCGGCTCGACAAGGATACGAGCGGTTTATTGCTCCTCACCGATGACGGCGCCCTGCTCCACCGCCTCACCTCTCCCAAACATAAAGTGCCGAAAGTGTACGAAGCGAGACTCGATAGAGCGCTCAAAGGGGACGAAGCAGAGATATTCGCCTCGGGAACACTGATGCTTAACGGCGAAAAAACCCCGTGCCTCCCCGCCAAACTCACCGTCATCGATGATACCCATGTGACACTGGAGATCGTCGAGGGGCGGTATCATCAGGTGCGGCGGATGTTTGCGGCGGTCGGGAATCATGTCACGGCATTGCACCGCTGCTCTTTCGGGACACTTACCCTCGGCGATTTAAAGGCGGGGGAATACCGCCTCATCGACGCACAATCACTGTCAAAATAATTAATATTATGCACTTTCTGGGCAAAGCCCATCAAGTGGCAGGGACAAATGTCCCTACAACCCCCTAAAGCTACCCGTATCTTTCGGATACGGGAGAACATTAATCATTAATCAACCAGCACTATCCCCATCGATTCGAGTAAAAAGAGCGCTTCGTAGCGGCTGAAGATAGCGCCTTTGAGGTGGTTGGAGCGAAGGTCGATAGAGGTGTTGGAAGCGTCGGTAAAGTTGGCCGCCTCCAGATGGGTGTTGCCGAACAGCGCCCCTTTGAAATCGGTTCGGCTAAAATCGGCTTTGATAAAACTTCCGTTGCGAAAATCGACCTCTTTGGCTCTACACTCCCGCATCACCAATCCCTCTATGCTCAGACCGAAAAAGTTGCTGTCATTGAGGATACACTCGCGAAAAAGGATCGGATCGGCATTGAGCAAACTCTTCCAGTCCGCCATCGTCCAGTCGATCCCGACCATCTTGCACGAGACGAAATCGACATCGCTCATTTTGGTGTTGGTAAGTTTCATGACGCTCAGGTTGCAGTTTTCGAAACGGCATTCGGTGAATTTGCAGGAGGAGAAAAAAGTTTCGCTGAAATCGCAAGAGACGAAGGTGCAGTCATCGAATTCGGCTTTGGTGATCTTTTTGCCGTGCAGGTCGATACCCTCGAACTTCTCGGCGAATACGTCCATGTTGTCGGTGATAGGGATCATGTTAAAAATTCAGATGTGAATTGGCATCTTTACCCATGCGCTTTTAACCCGTCCGCAATCAACATCTTTAGATACGACTGATAGGGAATATCATTTTTATTCGCCTGAATTTTCAGCGTTTCGATCATATCAACGGGCATACGGATCGAAATCGTTTTCGCACTTTTTTGCAGCTTTGTGAGGCGTACCGGCTTGGCTTTGTCCCAATCGATATACTCGGTCGAGTCGTGTTCGTCCCAGAACTCTGCGATCTCTTCTTCGGTTTTTAATTCAGGCATTTTTTTCATAATAGCTTCTCTCCTTTTTGCTCATAGGTCGTGCCGAAATCACCCTGATGTTTTGCCCTCTCACGGTAAAAGCGACGAACAGCATTTGTCCATTATCGGTCTTTCCCAGCGCATAGCATCGGCACTCTTGCTCCGAATGGGCATTGTCCTCGTAAATGAGTAACGGGGTGTTGAAAAATATCTCTTCGATCAGCCAAAAATCAAGCCCGTGTTTGAGTTTGTTTTTCTGGATATTGCCATCATCCCAATCAAACCCGCGTAATCGTTCGACATCGAGACAATCAAACATTACTCACCTTTTTCAAAATGTATGGAATGATTATATACATAATGCCACATCATGTCAAGATCATAAAGAATTTATATTACTGATTTACGACGCTCTCAGTGTTGTCTGAGCGTTTTTGTCCGTTTGAATAGTTTCAAATGCCGCTTGGATCGATTGAAAGGTGAGAGTGTATTTGTCGATAATCTCTTGGCCTTGGTTAAACACTCGATCGGGATGGTATTTGTGCAGAAGTTTTTTACA contains:
- a CDS encoding DHH family phosphoesterase; this encodes MTKTFYHLSHIDLDGYSCQLVMAQTSHTMFSYNANYGAEVMDRLEEIIDTIKKSKQSATILITDLNLYPEEAKWLNNEVNRLNEGGWNITITLLDHHGSGKDTAAQYPWYFLDTERCATKIVYEYAMEHYGLEAGGWLEAFVKVVNAVDLWHQDEVEDFEYGKVCMRLISDAKELSRVMFADEDRAYKLAMLEQAAQMRNVTNANIILDEALHKMKKEFFKDGVDDTLDNLSTKYIVALLGTKRSTMTIYYKGWRGFLSYGLGNTSIIGNGFLTEFSDFDFIVDVGTRGTMSLRGHNKVDVALMAGEWVGGGGHPNAAGGRIQGFKEQFRFDKVKRQMEDMLSNKEAMPGKLPHKIEE
- a CDS encoding BrnT family toxin codes for the protein MFDCLDVERLRGFDWDDGNIQKNKLKHGLDFWLIEEIFFNTPLLIYEDNAHSEQECRCYALGKTDNGQMLFVAFTVRGQNIRVISARPMSKKERSYYEKNA
- a CDS encoding BrnA antitoxin family protein; this translates as MKKMPELKTEEEIAEFWDEHDSTEYIDWDKAKPVRLTKLQKSAKTISIRMPVDMIETLKIQANKNDIPYQSYLKMLIADGLKAHG
- a CDS encoding pseudouridine synthase, which codes for MSSKLRLDKLLSSLGYCSRREVALLIREGIITHAHNLPLKSDTKVSHDEILCEGEPLDPPQGIVILMHKPAGLVCSHDDGEGKLVYDLLPERWRLRDPKISTVGRLDKDTSGLLLLTDDGALLHRLTSPKHKVPKVYEARLDRALKGDEAEIFASGTLMLNGEKTPCLPAKLTVIDDTHVTLEIVEGRYHQVRRMFAAVGNHVTALHRCSFGTLTLGDLKAGEYRLIDAQSLSK
- a CDS encoding pentapeptide repeat-containing protein, with the protein product MIPITDNMDVFAEKFEGIDLHGKKITKAEFDDCTFVSCDFSETFFSSCKFTECRFENCNLSVMKLTNTKMSDVDFVSCKMVGIDWTMADWKSLLNADPILFRECILNDSNFFGLSIEGLVMRECRAKEVDFRNGSFIKADFSRTDFKGALFGNTHLEAANFTDASNTSIDLRSNHLKGAIFSRYEALFLLESMGIVLVD
- a CDS encoding ABC-F family ATP-binding cassette domain-containing protein, with translation MIQINNLTKSYGTRFLFENLSLKLNAGNKVGFVGRNGSGKSTLFKIILGEEPYDSGEIIIPKNYRIGTLRQHLHFTHKSVREECASVLEGDMEHEVYRVEKILFGLGFTQEDLEKDPLSFSGGYQIRLNLVKLLVTEPNLLLLDEPTNYLDIVSLRWLASFIRSFEGEVILITHDRDFMDSVTTHTMGLRRRSVSIIKGDTRKYYANQAQEDELYVKTKINHDKKRAELEDFVARNKARASTATLAQSKQKELDKMGIMEDLEGEKDLSFSFSYKPTPAKVIMQVKDLSFGYTPDELLFKNLSFALEAKKCLAIIGKNGKGKSTLLNTLAGVLTPNGEITAHPSTAIAHFGQTNIDRLDKNRTITEEIQSADNTLQNVRIRGICGTMMFSGDDADKKISILSGGERSRVMLGKIIATPANLLFLDEPTNHLDMQSIDSLCDALKRFEGSVVIVTHSEMLLRELADQLVIFREGNAEFFDGNYDEFLEKIGWDEEITDAPKPAKVTPNVNKKENKQLRAALIQERSKLLSPLKKEVEHCENTIMKLEEKLKTSHELLTTYSNQGETSKLLELSKQVGEDEKMIEELFERLEIASDEITRIEAEYEEKLSEL
- the flhA gene encoding flagellar biosynthesis protein FlhA; its protein translation is MAKVKNRTPDVKTVLSALFASRDLSVVFFVMAILAIIIVPMPSSMLDFLLAIVIAISVLILLISLYIPKPTDLTTFPTLLLVITLFRLSLNISTTRMILSHGHEGPEAVSDIITSFGNFVVGGNIVIGVIVFIILVLINFMVITKGSGRVAEVAARFTLDAMPGKQMAIDADLNSGLIDESEAKRRRAEILQDANFYGAMDGSSKFIKGDAVAGIIITMVNIIGGFLIGIFQFNLDVGTSAQTYTILTIGDGLVAQVPALIISTATGIMITRGSSDTGGNFAEGSINQLMGNARVMIIVGFIMLLFALVPGLPTLSLGFVGLVFAGLGYALYKYERGELVLTSAPAVAKKDGSPSAGVPGATEGGAAAAPRKKTNEEIAKEEEAALEDILKIEMLELTLGYQLIRLADSAQGGDLLERIRSMRRKIASDFGFLMPQVRIRDNLHLKPTQYEILLKGVNIGDGFIQPDRYLAMDSGMAMAEIDGEPTKEPAFGLDALWIVPELKEDAIINGYTVVDPATVISTHMSELIKRHAEELLTRQETQSLIEKIKNDYPVVVDDLLKVANIGLIQRVFKALLHERIPLKDMITILETMADVAEYTKSVDIITEHVRAKLSRIITQAYTSPDGVIKLLTFDTMSEQMMLEKSQERDGTRQLLLNVGEINGLIQATSQKATELLQKGISPIIVIVDPKLRRPLAEIYERFSLDIVTLSHAEIDSNAKFEVLGSITLDTK